The proteins below are encoded in one region of Microbispora sp. NBC_01189:
- a CDS encoding LLM class F420-dependent oxidoreductase, translated as MNTGFGYFATHDAVRPDTLARLVEQRGHAALLFTEHTHIPVPPGGEALKDERGGELPRRYWHTYDPFVASMAAGAATTRLRVGTGICLVPEHEPIGLAKTVASVDDLTGGRFEFGIGAGWNREEMRNHGTDPARRFALMRERVQAMREIWTRDEAEYHGEFVSFDPIWSWPKPAQRPHPPILVGGVGPRVFDRVLEYGDAWLPNYGPGVLERIPELFRRAGEAGRRVEVVVLAVPADPAALERCEAAGVSRVMAWLPSAGYDRVQREMDAFETALADAHGE; from the coding sequence ATGAATACGGGATTCGGGTACTTCGCAACTCATGATGCGGTTCGTCCGGATACGCTCGCGCGCCTCGTGGAGCAGCGCGGCCACGCGGCGCTGCTGTTCACCGAGCACACGCACATCCCCGTGCCGCCCGGCGGAGAGGCGCTTAAAGACGAGCGGGGCGGCGAACTGCCGCGGCGATACTGGCACACCTACGACCCGTTCGTCGCGTCGATGGCGGCCGGGGCCGCGACGACCCGCCTGCGGGTGGGCACCGGCATCTGCCTGGTGCCGGAGCACGAGCCCATCGGCCTCGCGAAGACGGTCGCGAGTGTGGACGACCTGACCGGCGGGCGGTTCGAGTTCGGCATCGGGGCTGGCTGGAACCGCGAGGAGATGCGCAACCACGGGACCGACCCCGCCCGCCGGTTCGCACTGATGCGGGAGCGCGTGCAGGCCATGCGGGAGATCTGGACCCGCGACGAGGCGGAGTACCACGGGGAGTTCGTGTCGTTCGACCCCATCTGGTCGTGGCCCAAGCCGGCCCAGCGCCCGCACCCGCCGATTCTTGTGGGCGGGGTCGGGCCGCGGGTGTTCGACCGGGTCCTGGAGTACGGGGACGCCTGGCTGCCCAACTACGGTCCGGGGGTCCTGGAACGGATCCCCGAACTGTTCCGGCGGGCGGGGGAGGCGGGCCGGCGCGTCGAGGTCGTGGTGCTGGCCGTCCCGGCGGACCCCGCCGCGCTGGAGCGGTGCGAGGCGGCGGGGGTCTCACGTGTCATGGCCTGGCTGCCGTCGGCCGGATACGACAGGGTCCAGCGGGAAATGGACGCGTTCGAGACCGCCCTGGCCGACGCGCACGGCGAGTGA